Proteins encoded by one window of Desulfomonilia bacterium:
- a CDS encoding alpha-L-rhamnosidase C-terminal domain-containing protein, with amino-acid sequence MKKTNGPIAISAMFVLTIFFSIFIILVNQIRLSLFSIITAAKFYRVLEVFFICCIAVVLSGIAITDLDPVSVIYNRTSALVLSLILLAAAIYSIFQVNSAKREEAGRWHVPDKKPHTGWNAQWILPDTKADMSESNIWICYRKTFDMENIPGHLYADIAADSKYWLWVNGDKVVAEGGLKRGPNPYDTYYDTIDIAPFLKKGRNLIAVLVWHFGRNSFSHKNSGQAGFIFNAISQEICLISDSSWTAAIHPAFQTTGGPKPNFRLAESNVLFDANKDIPGWTSGDISGELFKPVRLEGRPPVSPWNNLIPRPIPMWKDYGLKEYVNSRIFPVVSDGKSIECLLPYNAQVQPYFEIEAQAGLFVDIRTDDYQGGGEYGIRTCYITRAGQQTFECPAWMNGHKVIYSFPEGIRILSLKFRETGFDTDFAGKFECSDPFLNKLWQKARRTLYVTMRDNYMDCPDRERAQWWGDAVIEIGESFYALDPSSHMLAKKAIHELCGWQKKDGSLYSPVPSGNWNIELSLQSLAGIGWFGIWNYYLNTGDKQTITTVYPKVKRYIDLWQVNSEGKISHRKTKWDWGDWGENADVRLLEAEWYYLALKGLGAMADVADRPEEAKDYEEKMRLIRENFRKNFWNTRYNAYRFPGYKRGTDDRANALAVVAGLADIKDYADIKRILSTAFHASPYMEKYVLEALFLMGFEECALSRMKKRYAEMVQSPYSTLWEGWEIGSLEYGGGTYNHAWSGGPLTLLSMYAAGIRPVKPGYDEFEVMPQMGGLAFLKCTVPSVKGPIELDIKKDEKTFSMNIKSPEGTKCVAGIPSEFSGDIKITGSSGEVFEELKTAGSGYLQFIITPGKWSLSAAKKNNP; translated from the coding sequence ATGAAAAAAACAAACGGCCCTATTGCAATATCAGCCATGTTTGTGCTGACTATTTTCTTCTCCATTTTTATAATCCTTGTTAATCAGATCAGGCTTTCCCTTTTCAGCATTATTACAGCTGCGAAGTTTTACCGGGTACTTGAGGTTTTTTTCATCTGCTGCATTGCAGTCGTGTTGTCAGGGATTGCAATTACAGATCTTGATCCGGTTTCGGTTATTTATAACAGGACTTCCGCTTTAGTATTATCACTCATACTGCTTGCTGCGGCCATCTATTCAATTTTTCAGGTAAACTCTGCAAAAAGGGAAGAGGCCGGCAGGTGGCATGTGCCAGATAAGAAACCCCATACCGGATGGAATGCCCAATGGATTCTCCCTGACACAAAGGCGGATATGTCAGAATCGAATATCTGGATATGCTATAGAAAAACATTCGATATGGAAAACATCCCCGGGCATTTATATGCCGATATAGCAGCGGACAGCAAATACTGGTTATGGGTCAACGGTGATAAGGTTGTCGCAGAGGGAGGACTAAAGCGCGGCCCCAACCCGTATGATACTTATTATGATACAATCGATATCGCCCCCTTTTTGAAAAAAGGGAGAAACCTGATAGCGGTTCTGGTCTGGCATTTCGGCAGGAATTCTTTTTCTCACAAGAATAGCGGTCAGGCCGGTTTCATATTCAATGCCATTTCCCAGGAAATCTGTCTTATCTCGGATTCGTCATGGACTGCCGCAATTCATCCTGCATTTCAGACAACAGGTGGTCCTAAACCCAACTTCCGCCTGGCGGAATCTAATGTCTTATTTGATGCAAACAAGGACATTCCTGGATGGACTTCCGGAGATATCAGCGGCGAATTGTTCAAACCAGTCAGACTTGAAGGAAGGCCTCCCGTATCACCATGGAACAACCTTATACCCAGGCCGATCCCCATGTGGAAAGATTATGGATTGAAAGAATATGTGAACTCACGAATATTTCCGGTTGTTTCCGACGGCAAAAGTATTGAATGCCTGCTTCCGTATAACGCACAGGTGCAGCCATATTTTGAAATCGAAGCACAGGCAGGTTTATTTGTGGACATCAGGACGGATGATTATCAGGGCGGCGGGGAATATGGCATACGGACTTGCTACATTACAAGGGCAGGTCAACAGACCTTTGAATGTCCTGCATGGATGAACGGACATAAGGTTATATACTCGTTTCCCGAAGGTATTCGGATTCTTTCTCTCAAATTCCGTGAAACCGGATTTGATACTGACTTTGCCGGAAAATTTGAATGCAGCGATCCTTTTTTGAACAAGCTGTGGCAAAAGGCGCGCCGTACGCTTTATGTGACAATGCGCGACAACTATATGGACTGTCCCGACAGGGAGCGCGCCCAATGGTGGGGAGATGCCGTCATTGAGATCGGAGAATCATTTTATGCCCTTGACCCGTCCAGTCATATGCTTGCAAAAAAGGCCATACATGAACTTTGCGGATGGCAGAAAAAAGACGGCTCGCTCTATTCCCCTGTCCCGTCAGGCAACTGGAATATTGAACTGTCACTGCAGAGCCTTGCGGGTATCGGGTGGTTCGGCATCTGGAACTATTACCTGAATACAGGTGATAAACAAACGATAACGACGGTCTACCCTAAAGTGAAAAGATACATTGATCTGTGGCAGGTAAATTCAGAAGGAAAGATTAGTCACCGCAAGACAAAATGGGACTGGGGCGACTGGGGAGAAAATGCGGATGTGAGACTTCTGGAGGCCGAATGGTATTACCTGGCCCTTAAAGGACTCGGGGCAATGGCCGATGTCGCGGACAGGCCCGAGGAGGCCAAAGATTACGAAGAAAAGATGCGGCTTATAAGAGAGAATTTCAGGAAAAACTTCTGGAACACCAGGTATAATGCCTACCGGTTTCCGGGCTATAAACGCGGCACCGATGATCGCGCCAATGCCCTGGCGGTGGTGGCGGGCCTGGCAGATATAAAAGATTATGCCGATATCAAAAGAATACTTTCAACCGCTTTTCATGCAAGTCCGTATATGGAAAAATATGTCCTTGAAGCTCTGTTTTTAATGGGCTTTGAAGAGTGTGCCCTGAGCCGTATGAAAAAACGCTATGCCGAAATGGTTCAAAGCCCTTATTCAACACTTTGGGAGGGCTGGGAAATAGGAAGTCTTGAATACGGCGGTGGCACTTACAACCATGCCTGGAGCGGGGGGCCGCTGACGCTTCTATCGATGTATGCAGCCGGGATCCGCCCGGTCAAACCCGGATATGACGAATTCGAAGTAATGCCGCAAATGGGCGGCCTTGCTTTTCTCAAGTGCACGGTGCCTTCTGTTAAGGGCCCGATAGAACTCGATATAAAAAAAGACGAAAAAACGTTCAGTATGAATATAAAATCTCCGGAAGGCACAAAATGTGTTGCAGGAATTCCCTCAGAATTTTCAGGTGATATAAAAATCACCGGCAGTTCAGGAGAGGTTTTTGAAGAATTGAAAACCGCCGGCAGCGGATATTTGCAGTTCATTATAACACCCGGAAAATGGTCACTGTCAGCTGCTAAAAAAAATAATCCGTGA
- a CDS encoding AMP-binding protein yields the protein MKKNIKKDMEKELACLIDDLAAGADLEHDPDGEKGPGLLEKTAIIRETVKRKAPDESSVCVCSEDRSFIMASILASLSGGPELIFPHVLTEKVIIDACMAKKTGTVISEKKQALPDSLLQIIPLEKEHFSKSLSITKAFDAPFLWLYSGGSTGRPIIWPKTPLNLFAETVFLREYFKITPDDIILASVSPRHIYGLLFSVLLPFVARARIIKGSPVFPAEIIERVSSSRATVYIGAPLHYKALAVGGSVPDCIKLAFSSGGFLEKAHSLAFSRATGTPVEEVYGSTETGGIAHRSRMRDETGFKAFPPVSWKIEKERLLVKSPFISPGLPLDDEDYFLTGDRAILSEEGFELLGRVDSVVKVGGNRVELDAVEQKLRSIKAVKDIFIFQVNAKQGRDNEVAAIVESSLDIKELKKLFRKILSPIEMPRHILKVDSIPVTPAGKKDRQAALGLLRG from the coding sequence ATGAAGAAAAATATAAAAAAAGATATGGAAAAAGAGCTGGCATGCCTTATTGATGATCTTGCTGCCGGTGCTGATTTAGAACATGACCCGGACGGAGAAAAAGGCCCCGGACTGCTTGAAAAGACCGCAATCATAAGAGAGACGGTTAAAAGGAAAGCTCCTGATGAAAGCTCGGTCTGTGTTTGCAGCGAAGACAGAAGTTTTATAATGGCCTCCATCCTGGCCTCTTTGTCAGGAGGGCCTGAGCTGATATTTCCTCATGTGCTGACGGAGAAGGTCATTATTGATGCCTGCATGGCGAAAAAAACCGGAACCGTGATATCAGAAAAAAAGCAGGCGCTCCCTGACAGCCTGCTGCAGATAATCCCCTTGGAAAAGGAACATTTTTCAAAAAGCCTGAGCATAACTAAGGCTTTCGATGCCCCCTTTTTGTGGCTTTATTCTGGAGGCTCCACCGGAAGGCCGATAATATGGCCCAAGACACCTTTAAACCTGTTTGCAGAAACTGTTTTTCTAAGGGAGTATTTTAAGATTACACCCGATGATATCATTCTGGCCTCTGTGTCTCCAAGGCATATCTACGGGCTGCTTTTTTCAGTCCTGCTTCCGTTTGTCGCCCGGGCCCGTATCATTAAGGGTTCCCCGGTGTTCCCGGCTGAGATTATCGAGAGGGTATCATCAAGCAGGGCTACTGTTTATATCGGGGCGCCACTTCATTATAAAGCCCTTGCCGTTGGAGGATCAGTGCCAGATTGTATCAAACTTGCCTTTTCGTCAGGAGGTTTTCTGGAAAAGGCCCACAGTCTGGCATTTTCAAGGGCAACCGGTACGCCGGTCGAGGAGGTGTACGGGTCAACCGAAACGGGAGGAATTGCCCACAGAAGCCGCATGCGTGACGAAACAGGGTTCAAGGCCTTTCCTCCCGTGTCATGGAAGATCGAAAAGGAGAGGCTTCTGGTCAAGTCCCCATTCATATCCCCAGGCCTTCCTCTTGACGACGAAGACTATTTTTTGACCGGTGACAGGGCGATTCTTTCGGAAGAAGGCTTCGAACTCCTGGGCAGGGTGGACAGTGTTGTCAAGGTGGGAGGAAACCGTGTAGAACTCGATGCGGTGGAACAGAAACTCAGGTCAATTAAAGCCGTAAAGGATATTTTCATATTTCAGGTAAACGCAAAACAGGGGCGTGATAACGAGGTTGCCGCCATTGTTGAATCGAGCCTGGATATAAAAGAACTGAAAAAACTTTTCAGGAAGATACTGAGCCCGATTGAAATGCCTCGTCATATATTAAAAGTAGACTCCATCCCCGTAACACCTGCCGGGAAAAAAGACAGGCAGGCGGCGCTTGGATTGCTGCGGGGATAA
- a CDS encoding lipid biosynthesis B12-binding/radical SAM protein has protein sequence MKILLISANKVRAPFPVYPIGLDYLAGALKPGHAVRVLDLIDKDALSAIPLEIKEFQPDCVGLSIRNIDNSEATDSISYIEEYREIARIIRDSTCAPLILGGAGFSLFPESLFRELGADYGIAGEGERLNLLLDALKKGSAPEDIPGVVCRQKGFVRPAPWEGDIRRELPENASSNEFYVQNSGMLNMQTKRGCPFNCIYCTYPVIEGAAIRRADPALCAKTAVSLKEKGAKYIYIADSVFNSDYEHCLKVAEEFEKAGLDIPWGGFFSPLKDQEGLYQKLKLSGLTHCEFGTESLSGKMLLTYRKPFSVGDVMSAHESAIRAGLHVCHYFLLGGPGENIESIKETLENAEKLESAAFFFFCGIRIYPGTGLYNMALAEGRISPDEDLLKPVFYLSDGISPEEIEEMIVSKAAGRRNWVIGSGGSEMNRIMARLYSRGRVGPLWEKLIG, from the coding sequence ATGAAAATTCTTCTGATTTCAGCAAATAAAGTACGCGCACCTTTTCCGGTATATCCGATAGGACTTGATTATCTTGCAGGCGCGCTAAAGCCGGGACATGCCGTCAGAGTGCTTGATCTTATCGACAAGGACGCCCTTTCAGCAATTCCTCTTGAGATAAAAGAGTTCCAGCCTGATTGCGTTGGCCTTTCAATTCGCAACATAGACAACAGCGAGGCGACGGATTCCATAAGCTATATAGAAGAATACAGGGAGATTGCCAGAATCATACGTGATTCTACTTGCGCTCCCCTGATACTTGGCGGGGCTGGTTTTTCCCTGTTTCCGGAAAGCCTTTTCCGGGAACTGGGGGCAGACTATGGTATTGCCGGAGAGGGCGAGCGCCTGAATCTTCTTCTGGATGCCCTTAAAAAAGGCAGCGCTCCAGAAGACATTCCCGGTGTTGTTTGCAGACAAAAGGGTTTTGTACGGCCTGCGCCCTGGGAAGGAGACATCAGAAGGGAATTGCCTGAAAATGCCTCATCAAACGAATTTTACGTTCAAAACTCCGGCATGCTCAACATGCAGACAAAACGCGGATGCCCGTTTAACTGCATATATTGCACGTACCCTGTTATTGAAGGTGCGGCTATCCGCAGGGCCGACCCTGCTCTTTGCGCAAAAACGGCTGTCAGCCTCAAAGAAAAGGGCGCAAAATATATCTATATTGCAGACAGCGTTTTCAATTCGGATTATGAACATTGTCTGAAGGTCGCCGAAGAGTTTGAAAAGGCAGGTCTTGATATCCCGTGGGGAGGTTTTTTCTCTCCGCTCAAAGACCAGGAAGGGCTTTATCAGAAACTCAAATTATCAGGGCTCACTCATTGCGAATTCGGCACCGAATCGCTGTCCGGGAAGATGCTCCTGACATACCGGAAACCATTCAGTGTCGGTGATGTAATGAGCGCTCACGAATCAGCCATAAGGGCAGGCCTTCATGTCTGTCACTATTTCCTGCTGGGAGGCCCTGGTGAAAACATTGAGAGCATAAAGGAAACGCTTGAAAATGCGGAAAAGTTGGAATCTGCTGCATTTTTCTTTTTCTGCGGGATAAGGATATATCCGGGTACCGGGCTTTATAATATGGCGCTCGCAGAAGGAAGAATTTCACCGGATGAAGATCTGCTCAAACCTGTTTTTTACCTTTCCGACGGGATATCACCAGAAGAGATTGAGGAAATGATTGTCAGTAAGGCCGCCGGAAGAAGGAACTGGGTCATAGGTTCGGGCGGCAGCGAAATGAACAGGATCATGGCAAGGCTCTATTCAAGGGGAAGGGTCGGACCTTTGTGGGAAAAACTGATCGGATGA